In Streptomyces hawaiiensis, one genomic interval encodes:
- a CDS encoding carboxyl transferase domain-containing protein, with protein MAERRSARAVVTALADDATFAELSTPIRQSRPDGPLAWPGYDDSRARAAERTGEQESVVCGTARVGGTRAVLIAFEFGFLGGSLGERTGDRLEAAYAYARERRCPVVPLIATGGSRMQEGMLALTQLQRVARQSALTREAGLAQVAVLRDPTTGGGWATLGAGADVVLALPGAQVGFAGSRVRPADADPTAYTAEAQVAAGAADALVRPEELRETLGRWLRLLTCPSTTPAPPPEPLGETAVLPATGWDAVRRARSPQRPRAAAYLDAYFTDRVAISGDRCGGTDPEGMLCGFGTHEGRTVAYAAQTGTATRPAGYRTAARLIRLADRLGIPVLTLVDTPGAANDAEAERQGAGAAIADLFGAVASARTPVTTLVIGEGGSGGALALAAPGNTWATPDSYFSVIAPELAAAILKRPPRQVESTADQLRIRPQDLVELGVIRGTVGG; from the coding sequence ATGGCTGAGCGCCGCTCCGCCCGCGCGGTCGTCACCGCCCTCGCCGACGACGCCACCTTCGCCGAACTCTCCACCCCCATAAGGCAGTCGAGGCCCGACGGTCCGCTCGCCTGGCCGGGCTACGACGACTCCCGGGCACGTGCCGCCGAACGCACCGGCGAGCAGGAGTCCGTGGTCTGCGGCACCGCCCGCGTCGGCGGCACCCGGGCCGTGCTGATCGCGTTCGAGTTCGGCTTCCTCGGCGGCTCCCTGGGCGAGCGCACCGGCGACCGGCTGGAGGCCGCGTACGCCTACGCCCGTGAACGCCGCTGCCCGGTCGTGCCGCTGATCGCGACGGGCGGCAGCCGGATGCAGGAGGGCATGCTCGCACTGACCCAACTCCAGCGGGTGGCCCGCCAGTCGGCGCTCACCCGCGAGGCGGGTCTCGCGCAGGTCGCGGTCCTGCGCGACCCGACCACCGGGGGCGGCTGGGCCACCCTGGGCGCGGGCGCCGACGTGGTGCTCGCGCTCCCCGGCGCCCAGGTCGGCTTCGCCGGCTCCCGGGTGCGCCCCGCGGACGCGGACCCGACGGCGTACACGGCGGAGGCGCAGGTCGCGGCGGGCGCGGCGGACGCGCTCGTACGGCCCGAGGAGCTGCGCGAGACGCTCGGGCGGTGGCTGCGGCTGCTGACGTGCCCGTCGACCACGCCCGCCCCGCCGCCCGAGCCGCTCGGCGAGACCGCGGTCCTGCCCGCCACCGGCTGGGACGCCGTCCGCCGCGCCCGTTCCCCTCAACGACCGCGCGCCGCAGCCTACTTGGACGCCTACTTCACCGACCGGGTCGCGATCAGCGGCGACCGCTGCGGCGGCACCGACCCGGAGGGCATGCTGTGCGGCTTCGGCACGCACGAGGGCCGTACGGTCGCGTACGCCGCGCAGACCGGAACCGCGACCCGCCCCGCCGGTTACCGCACCGCCGCCCGGCTGATCCGCCTCGCGGACCGGCTGGGCATCCCGGTGCTGACCCTCGTGGACACCCCGGGCGCGGCCAACGACGCGGAGGCGGAACGGCAGGGCGCGGGCGCGGCGATCGCCGACCTGTTCGGCGCGGTCGCGAGCGCCCGCACCCCGGTGACCACGCTGGTGATCGGCGAGGGCGGCTCCGGCGGCGCACTGGCCCTGGCCGCGCCCGGCAACACCTGGGCCACGCCCGACAGCTACTTCTCGGTGATCGCGCCGGAACTCGCGGCGGCCATC